TTGGGGAGAAGCCGCTCAGAACTGGGGCTTCAGATCCCCTTGTGCCCCCAAGGGCGGCCACCCGCTGCGCTGAACCGCCTTCCTCGTCCCAGCCGACATTTACGACAAGGTATCCGGTGAGATTCAGAAGAAGGGCTTTGACTGCGAGTGCCTGGGAGGTGGCCGCATCTCCCACCAGAGCCAGGACAAGAAGATTCACGTGTACGGTTACTCCATGGTGAGCCCGCAGCCCCTGGGCCCCCAAGCTGCCTCCCAAGCATTCCATCCTGCCTGGTGCCCTGGGGTTCTCTGGTTTCTCCAGCCATCACAGCTGTGAAACCCTCTTTTCGTTCCCTTCAGCCATGGCAGCCCCATCCTGGCCCCACCTGGGAAGCCCCTTGGCTGTGCTGCTGGAGGCTGTCCGAGTCAGGGTGATGCTCAGAATCCCTCTCTGGTCCTTCATTAGTACACCAGCAAAAACACTTAGCAACCCAACTTTGGGCAACTTTCCTTTGTACGGTCTGAGAGTATTTGTGGTTTGGACCTCCCCCTGGACTCTCTTCTTGGTGTTTTGACTAGATGCCCAGATTCAGGACAGTAAGAGTCACCTTCTCTCCTCAGGGCTTTGGTCGTGCCCAGCATTCTATCTCCACTGAGAAGATCAAAGCCAAGTACCCTGACTACGAGGTTACCTGGGCTGATGATGGTTACTGAGGCTGCACCTCTAGCAGCCCATTGGACTCTGCTCTTGAAACTCTCTCCCAAGGGGCAGTTGCTCCTGAGGCCAGGGAGATTGGCACCAGCCTGTATCTTGTCCTCGGGAATTAAAAACTCCTACCTGTGATGCTATGTGTCTTGACTTCTTTCGCTTCTGCAACCCTGATTAGAGAGAGCAAATGGGCAGGGAGGCTGCCCTGGGTGTCCTGGTGCCTCACTGTCCCACCTCCAGGCCCCAGAGTATGGAGTGCACACTCAGTCCTTTGGTTGATAAGGGGGTCAAAAGGGGTTTGTGGTGCTGCCCCCGTTTATGGTCTAATTACTGTTCTGTGAGGCTGCAATCCCCCAAGGACATCAGGGTGGAGCCCAGCCAGCCCTTGCACAAGGAGTTAGTATCTGGGGGCCAAGGCCCAGGGTGCCCCCAGCCCAgtatggagggcagggagggcaccAGACATCACCATTGTCCTCATGTGATAGATAACTAGCTGAGGCTGCATGTGAGGTAGCTCATGGCCTCTACTCTGAGTGAGCAATTGGGGCTGAGTGCCCCTTCCTTGGCCCATGCAAATAGGAGGCTGTCGGGGGGAAAAGCTGTGTACAgcaggagtggcatggggaaggcaggacccacACCCCTCTCCCCATGTGGTGTTGTACCCAGTTGATGGTTCTGGGGGTGCTGGGATAGCATGGTGTCTGCTCCGTTAGTTCATAGGCTTCATCTAACCTCCCCAAATAGCTCTGCCATGACTGACTTTCCCAAGTGAGGAAAGCAAGATTCTTGAGGGCACACAGCAGAAGGGCAGTAATTGAAGGCTTGAACCCTAAACCCTCCACTGGGGAATCTGTGCCTGGAGAACCAAGCAAATCCTGTGGAACAGCTGTGCAGACATGAACAGTCATAAacagataaaaatagagaaacaggCCCACAGATACATCCAGGGCAAGACACCATCCGAGAGTGTTGGGCACCCCCAATACAGTGAACCCAGTGGTCAATTACATTGGGATGGCTTG
The sequence above is drawn from the Erinaceus europaeus chromosome 10, mEriEur2.1, whole genome shotgun sequence genome and encodes:
- the PHPT1 gene encoding 14 kDa phosphohistidine phosphatase isoform X1, encoding MAAAAGLAQIPDVDIDSDGVFKYVLIRVHTTPPSGTAAGENKEIVRGYKWAEYHDPLVPPRAATRCAEPPSSSQPTFTTRYPVRFRRRALTASAWEVAASPTRARTRRFTCTVTPWALVVPSILSPLRRSKPSTLTTRLPGLMMVTEAAPLAAHWTLLLKLSPKGQLLLRPGRLAPACILSSGIKNSYL
- the PHPT1 gene encoding 14 kDa phosphohistidine phosphatase isoform X2, encoding MAAAAGLAQIPDVDIDSDGVFKYVLIRVHTTPPSGTAAGENKEIVRGYKWAEYHADIYDKVSGEIQKKGFDCECLGGGRISHQSQDKKIHVYGYSMGFGRAQHSISTEKIKAKYPDYEVTWADDGY